CACAACAATTAAGCAGGTTTCGATTATTTTGAGTTACAAAAACTAAGCAGCAGTAACCTTTTGTGTACTCATATTTTAATAGCCTCACTAATGAGTCGTTGTTCCTCAGTCGTGAGTTCATAAAGGTCGTAGACAAATTGGTCGATTTGGCGTTCCAAGGTGTACATATGCTGCTGTAAATTGTGGCGATGTTCGGCAGCTTCGGCTACTAGTAACTGTTGCTGTAGGGATAACAAATGCTGCACTAGTGCGACTAGAGGTTGCTTTGGTAGAGGACGTAGTGAGTCGTGAGCAAGACAAATGGGCAGCGATCGCAACTGTTGCGGCCCAATTCGCAAATAGCCCCCTTTGAGGCAGTCTCCCCCGTATAAGTTGCGGTAGTAAAAGCTGATCAATTTACTGTTTAGCAGCGCCAAAAGGTAATGCAAATTCAACGAGGTGAGAATAATCACAGTGGATTTTCCCGCTAAGAAAGCTCCTGTAGCATCCACCATACATTCCAAAATTTGGGTCATGCCAGCCACAATAATTTTCGGTTGGCGAGCTTGCTGGTGTCGCTTATGCGGCAGATGAGAGTGCTGGGTCGCTGGGATGACGGGATAGCGATAGGCATGGCCCAAATAGCGTAGGCACTTGTGTCCCCACAGGTCGCAGTAGCGGTCAATGGTGCCGCTATTAATCAGCTTCAGGTCGGTCGTCTCTGGGCAAGCTTCATCTGCAATCAACGACTGCATGGCGTAGGCTTCTCCTACGGTTGCGGCTCCCAAAACTTCTGCCACTGCGGACAAGGGCGGAAATTGGGACTGCAAGCGATCGCACAACTCCGCCTGCTGCAAGCTAGCCCCCAATCGCCACGGTTTCTCTGCTTGCCAGAAATAGCGCTGGTAATCTAGCCATTGACAAGTTGCTACAGCGATCGCGCCGTTAGCGGCTACTTCCATGCGTTCGTACTGCACCTGTAAGGTTACTTTTGGCGGTTGTTTGCGAGCCGTGTAAACAATGGGATAAACCGCAACCGGAAAAATCGGCACCTTGGAGTAATCGCGGATCGTCAAAAGTTGATTCTGGACCGTTAAAAGCTGGCGAGCTTGAGCGGCATAACTGGCTGACCCTAGCTTATTCGGCACAATCAAGCTGGTTAACCCGTAAGGTTTGCACAGGGCGATCGCTTGTTCAATAAACACGCAAAACAAGTCCCAATTGCCTGAAGCGGCTTGATAGTGTTGCGTACAGTAGTGCCGCCAATCAGGAAGGTGCTCAGTCATCCACTCCGAATCCACATAAGGCGGATTGCCAATCACCACATCAAACCCACCTGCCTGCATCACCTCTGGAAACTCTGCTTGCCAGTTAAAAGCCTGGTTAGAGCTGCCCAGAGACGAAGGGGAGCGATCGCCCAATTCCTCACCAATAACGGCGTTGCCACATTTAAGGTTGTTCTCCAAATCAAACGGCTCGCTTGGAGTTTTGCCCCCCCTACCCCCCTTTCTGGTATGCCCGCTAGGGCTATATGGTGGGGGGAGCCAATCCATAGAATATTCAGAAGAATTATCTCCTATAGCCTTTTGAACTCTTATTCCCCCCGAAGTCGGGGGGCTAGGGGGGCCAAGTTTGTGACAAGCGCAGGGAATAAGGGGAATAGAAGCCATATCTAGCAAGCGGGACTGAGCCTGTGCGACTGCTTGGGCAT
This region of Trichocoleus desertorum NBK24 genomic DNA includes:
- a CDS encoding Eco57I restriction-modification methylase domain-containing protein; the protein is MLNRKPPPPVPSDPAATDDARTLQLPIGVCYTPTAVVDYMVENTVGRLLANKTPQQLLGNLRILDPACGEGIFLIRAYAYLLAWYRDRYINDYESGNTLITELPLQLASDGTWELAIVERWRILREHIYGVDIDAQAVAQAQSRLLDMASIPLIPCACHKLGPPSPPTSGGIRVQKAIGDNSSEYSMDWLPPPYSPSGHTRKGGRGGKTPSEPFDLENNLKCGNAVIGEELGDRSPSSLGSSNQAFNWQAEFPEVMQAGGFDVVIGNPPYVDSEWMTEHLPDWRHYCTQHYQAASGNWDLFCVFIEQAIALCKPYGLTSLIVPNKLGSASYAAQARQLLTVQNQLLTIRDYSKVPIFPVAVYPIVYTARKQPPKVTLQVQYERMEVAANGAIAVATCQWLDYQRYFWQAEKPWRLGASLQQAELCDRLQSQFPPLSAVAEVLGAATVGEAYAMQSLIADEACPETTDLKLINSGTIDRYCDLWGHKCLRYLGHAYRYPVIPATQHSHLPHKRHQQARQPKIIVAGMTQILECMVDATGAFLAGKSTVIILTSLNLHYLLALLNSKLISFYYRNLYGGDCLKGGYLRIGPQQLRSLPICLAHDSLRPLPKQPLVALVQHLLSLQQQLLVAEAAEHRHNLQQHMYTLERQIDQFVYDLYELTTEEQRLISEAIKI